The Lycorma delicatula isolate Av1 chromosome 8, ASM4794821v1, whole genome shotgun sequence DNA segment CAgaagaaaaaaaacttgtagCTGCTGCTTACTTAAGAACATATAATGTCCTTGAAGAAAACCGAAAAAAACTTGAATTGGTATGActaatatttctattactttcaGTTATGTAATCAGTTACACTTTTTAATGGTAACTTTCTTTAACTGGAGTATGTGTGAAGGTGTTTATTTAAAAGCCCTATACCTGCTATTGTATGAACCTTAAAAAAGTAAACTAGCTGTAACTAGTAGTAGTACTCTGAAGTTGTCAGCATGTTACTTGGTTACTTGATTAAAGCAATcagcttctttaatttttttgtgtaccagatatatagtaaaaaataaataattattgaaaaaaattaataacaattactaCACCAATTCAATCTTcataaatgataataaacttctggtaattaatttttgtgtaccatatatttaatcttttttttttcactaaatagtTAAACTACATCTTGCCCCTCTAAGGGAAAGACAACCACCTTGTGACAATTTCAGTCGCCACAtccccctctgttcctagccctgataggGTTTACCGAGGTCGTCTTATTGATCCTCAAATACTGATAATATCACAGCCAGGCCtcttgtcaggatgccaccaatgtaaatacctcagtagacatttccatcagtagtTTTAATCCAGCTTTTGTCTTCACTATAgggtttttttgaatattttagctCATCAGCCCTATTTCAGAGCCCTCAAAATTACTTAACAGACTTCACAAAAGCATGATTCCAGGCCTCATTTAACActgaaaaatactaataaattagacatcaaacaaactttaaaaaaagccttAACTGTAGAAACAAAAACTTACTTTGAATCTGATAATATCAAATGTCATgcgataaacaattttttgaggTATGAGAGTAAGACATTAACAGTGGCGATTTTGACCTACAATTGTCCCAGGTGCACCACTTAATTATCAAAGTAACAagtacataaagaaataaaacggGGAACTCCTTTTCCAACCATTCCAAGCAAATTTCCACTGACACACAGCTACATCAGAGaggaaattaagttaattaaaacagttaaatgaCAGCACACAATGTTAGACAAAAGTAATATGGAAACATAAAAAGTCCCAGGAGTAGTCCATTGTGATCTTCTGGGTTGTTTTATTCGGTTCTGTTTAGTATGAACCAtgtattctcttttaaataaatgaaaattgcacaatttttttttattaaatcttatattagtttttttaattaacatttatcatactacataatttaaatactttaatatattttcagttagCTCAGGCATTACTGAAGAGAGAAACTCTGAATTATGATGATGTAGAGCAATTAATTGGGCCACCACCACATGACAACAAACGGTTTGTTGAATCTATCTCTCTTGGTATTAATATATTCTACACTCCTcaccaaaagaaaaattaccatCTCAAACTGACAACTTTCATGTGAAAAGCAGCAgaagacttatttatttaaatactttttctatgTGAATGTTACACAAGCATAATTCCAGTATGTGTTAGTAGCatttattttgtgtgtatgtaaaaaaccgtgataataaatttaattatgtctCTATACCTTGTCCTGATTGACTGAATCATCAACGCctagtaaaaactactgaagataaattaatgaaaatttgcatacatgttcttcttacagtgtaagtgtacactaaaaaaggattttttgaaattcggagtttaaaaggttaaaatggagtaacaatgaaatttaccatttttttttttttaatttctcagtaacaaatgaagatataaagttgatttttggtgtgtaattttttttggttatgtgaatatctaaaaactaatttctagattttttaaattcaaccttgaaaggggtgaagaaagataaaaaattgtgaaaatacttgtaaattttccccatttcagaTTATgataaacaagatattcactagattgcagattgcaaatactcttaagataaatatttaaaaaccactttcaggttttttgaatttttattttttaaggatgcAACAATGTACAGCATGGtggttcaaccaacacagtcactgcTAACGTACGTACAATGGCTAGTTGCATGTGACTCCAGTTACttggctaaaaaacataaaagtaattgtcACTTCCTAGTAGTGTTTCACATAATGATAACcagacaaaatacatttttaccaatTTCAAGTCAACAAGCCAAAGTTCATATTCATGGAGGACCGcagcatttgttttttgttataaaaagagaTGCAACACAACAATACAGTCTGGGCTTAGTCCTATTGAACAAAGTGGCATGCTTGTCAATCCATTCTAAACAAGACATATTGTCCATTGGTTACTGTATTTTTTGAAACCTGTATTTGATATAgctgcagaataaaaaatattaatattccgcagcttttttgtatgttaatatattttatattaatttactgaattacCTTAACCAGTTTAACTAAATACTATCTTAACCAGTTTCGTCTGCAGATTCCATAGAACTATCTGCTGTGATAGGTCAAGAACCTGtaagttttatcattttctttattatttccttaCCAGGTAAGGAAATTTTACCCAGTAAAATTCAGTTCCTCACAACAAAAACTGAGTAATTTTCATACAGTAGGCATTtaagaattcaaaatatttaagaaattctctTCTACTAACACACCTATTGAAATCATCTATTTCATACTTATAATActtctcttattattttataataaaagaaattttctttatacttataatCCAAGTGCCTCTTTGGCACTTGAATTTGAGAACCACTAGCCTCTGCTTCTTATCCACTTTTCCTGATATCAATCACTGTAAACCCATACCTTATGTTTAGCATTCTACATGCACATTCTTTCGCTTTTACAACAGACACTAGtaatccattttttctttgtctttgaaCTTAACATTAAATACGAGACAATGTGTTTGGCTACAAAGAGGTTTTCTGTGTTCATTTGTCGTCTTAACATGACTACTTTTAAGCAACAACTGTTGCAATTTCCAGTGTAAAGAACagagaatatttgtttgtattagTAATATGTCTAGAAATTAAGTACTACATTTACAACCATATACCTATTTTAAACCATAATTCTATGTGACTCACGCATCTCTGTTCATCAAAATATCATTACTTAAGCCAAAACAActgatgtaagaaatttatactttatttacttatacatattttttttaatctcatgaCAGAAGTTGCAATTACTTTTCTAGTACCACTGGAACATGACTACAGAGCAGTAGTTTGTAAACTCTCCGAATATGCATCTCGCCTTGTTCGACTAATACAACTGATATTTTTAAGATGCAGGCCGACTTTTGAAATCCACATTCTTAGATCGCCCAATGTTTTAGGTCCTATAATGACCAAACTggtgctctgaagaaattatagtactgatagtttttataaattgagcatactttaatttttatttattatctcacAAGCAAGAGTTTAATGAATATAACAGGATTCCAGAGCAGAGCACTCTTGACTAGACAGGAAGGGCGAATGAAAAAACCTCTGACCGCAATGGGAAATGTAAGTAATCATATAGCATAGATGAAGCCATGACAGGTCTGCTAGTATATCTCTCTTGTAGAGCTGTTTTATGTTTCAATTGGATGCTCTCTACTTCTCTTGGTCCCAAGCATCATTCTTAATTTCTTCTCATGAATCTCCCATACCTAAAGCATATCCAATGGGACTAAGAATACCACAAAGGTTTTTAATGTTATAGTTTCCCCTTGCCTTTCACATCCTATGCCTTTAGGAATATGGTTTTGTGCTagtctatataaaaatataaaacaagatgtaTTGGTGATTCATAATAAAGGCCctgtaaaaactactgaagataaattgatgaaaatttatatacacgttcttcttaacTCTGTAAgtgcacatattttttttaatttctatgtaacaaataatgttaatgatttctggtgtgtataatcttcatgtgaatatctaaaaccaGTTTCTGGAatggtaaaaaagttttaaataatgagaTATTTGGTATATTTGTGCTTACAAATactcttaagataaatattttaaaacagtgcATGGGCatggtggctcaaccaacacagccacagTCACTGTTGTATGTGACGCGACTGGATGCACCTGTGTctgattatttgattaaaaacataaaactaaaaaaaattgaacccgATGGGAAACTATAATAGGGATGCTAGAgtatatatgtacaatatatacacacattaatttttatttttattaaaaaagttattaactgcATAACTCTATCATTACcaagattttaattcaaataatcaatattttcacCACtccttgattttattttatagaaagttattaaaatcaaTGTGTTTTATACAATCACGAATATCACTTGGTGAATTTTTGTTCAATAATAGTTCTTGTAATCTCTTACCACAGAAACAAACATAACTGGTTTAGCtcatggaaattaattttaataaataaaatgatattaaaagaataatataatttaaagtaataacaattacataaatcataaaatttaggtattaaaaaagttaaatatttaaaaacttttataactgtTTTAGACAAAAACAGCTGTACATCAGCTAACCCgccaggttgatctagtggtgaactcgtcatcgcaaatcgttgatttcgaagtcaataGTTCTAAGATtaaaatcctagcaaaggcagtgttatttttatatgcacTTGAATGCTAGTTCATGGATGCTGGTATTGCTTGGTGGTTGTTTCacttaaccacatatctcaggaatggtcgacctgagactgttcaagaccactttatttacattcatacatatcatcccctgaagtaataagtaaatagaaaCAATAACTAAATGAGTAATgactaaacagaaacaaaaaagggATAGCTGTATATCAGCTGTGATTATATTTCTCCACaaaagttttctaattttctaaaatgttcattcgtTTTCCTTTGTACATtcgtcaattaatttaatttcattgattcttccattttcattgagTTGGTGTGtccttttattaaatgcattacattattagaattttgtttttgatttttaaaagatctcatgtgtttattataagtttaattttcttcctgtttgtattgcatacacattttattttgtatataccataactattgtatatatctttttcttctatgttactattaaaaatcttttttagtgtattatttgtatcaatacatttttatattacatttactaaagaattgtttaaatgggtaaatttctttcccaataaatgttaatttactccatttaaaggtttctttattgtctgttgttttaattttgtttaacttatttctatttttattcacttttctgATCCATTTTTATACCAATTACTTTctgttatttgaaaaatagtgtttaattcttttttatatgctggtttctttaatggtaatttatataGCCTATCTATCATCTACCTAAAGTCACTAATCCATACTCCATTGGGTGATTCTAATCATAAGCTATGATGTtatatttaaaggtttctttttgGTATAACAAGTAGTGATGAAAATTACACATCACTGTCACAGGATGACTCTTAACAATGATCTAGATTATGTAGTGGGAAGTGAAGAAGAATGTGATAAATCATTTGAAGTTGTTTGTAAAGTATCTAACGTACTAAAAAATATTAGTCttccaaaaaattaatagaaataaaatagttaaaatacagAAGTTTCTGAAGTTACATCTCACATTtctggaaaaaaatgttaaaaagatggaagagaagccaaattaaaatgagaaaaaatattcttaaaaaagtgAGGTATTCTTGTGAGCCTTACAGAACACTAATAAGTCAGACTagcaaaattatcaaaaacctaCTGACTGTTTAAAATGCAGGTTCTCAGGCGcaacaaaattttctgaaattgagaaaaatgaattatataaacaattctGGGGTTTACTTGATTGTAACTGTcattaatataagattttatattacAACATGTTTTATCTAAACAAGTAAAAAGACGATCTTAGAATGAAAATGCTTAAGTCAGGCCAAATATTGTGAAAGATCACTAGAATCTTTCCCTGCAATGGAATCACATTTTAGGAAGTGCTAGAAACTACTTAGACTGAAATTTGTCCATTTCAAAAATGTACATGCTTTACAAAGAACTTTGTgaagaaaggaaattaaaaccTGTTTGTCAGTCTATTGAGAATACTTTTGCACAAATTACAGAAAGACATTTGGTTTGTAGAAAGATCACTGTTTAACTTGTGCACAGTATAATGAAGAGAAGGATTTAAATAAGAAATCAGAAATGAACTGTACGATAATCATCAAGTAAGGAAAGTAGTAGACAGTATTAAGgcaaaagattatgaaaaaaagagCTATTGAAAATTCTACATTTGTGACTGCAACTTCTGATATGTAAAAAAGTTTGCAATATTGCTGGAACAAAATGAATGGGAAAAAAGGTTGCACTAAAGTTAGTTCTGCTCTGTTCAAGTGATTAGAAGCACTACGTATCGCTGTTCTTTGATACCTGTGGTGATCAGAACTGCAACCAGAATGTTGCTGCTCTTTCTCCTACACTCTGTTTAACACAAACATTGAAGTAATTGAACATAAATCTCTTGAATTGGGTCACCATAtggaatgtaattttatacattctgCTACTGAGACAGAAAAACGAAAAACAGTTTATGGAATGAGTGGGTGGATAGAAATTTTTGAAGCGTAGGAATAAAAATACCTTTACGGGCGATATCATGCGGAAATTCAGTGACTTCAGGTATGAACACAATGGACCCTATTTAGTCATTAATGTAATAGGTCTGCGCTTCCTAGCAGTAACCACAAGAATTGTACAGGATTTGTATGCGAAACCTGAATTTGTATGGATAATACCTGAAGATATAATTGATGGTATAAGAACTTCAGCTGTGGTTCATCCTACCTAAACCTCATTTTTCAGAAGAAAgtgaatcaaaataattttttgtttacttgctaaaatattaaaaatttgttcagtattttttttgggggggggatgGTATTTAGTTGTAATGCATTTGCAGTTGAAaagttattatgtataaaataagtcaataaattttatttcttataactatttttatactaattaaaactttaaaaatttaaaaaaaattttaaaatttctaattaatgataaaagcacctgtagcagtaaaaaaaaaaattagatttttccttGCAATGTTTGATGTTTTTCTCAACTAGTGCAATTACACTTGTGACTTTTGGCCTGTACACAGATTCAAATTTAAACATTAGTAGATTCATTTTGGTgtactaattttcaaaatgagtcgaccctgaaaaatgttttaacattattagtatattaaaataaaataaactaaaataacagTGTAGTATTAAAAGTTGTATTGAGAAAAATCAACCATTACAAGAATTATGgcatgcttttattttataattactaatacatCACAGAatcaaatgaaaagaaattattacaaacaatagtaaattgaatatttattttaataatgatttaatcatACAATATCATAGTAAAAGTTAGTATTCTAATTTACTGCTAATCCCTGGCATGCacatttcatctgtaaaaaacttCTTATcagtaaaacagtatttttactttctggatGTATAGaaacttacattaaaaacaataactttctATTGATCTTATGctaataaatttaactgaatataataaaataaattaaaatataacaatctaaAAAATCTATAAGTAATTAATGGTCCAAGCCATATCTAGATGTTGGGAGCAGTTTCATTACTTGTACTTATAAATCACTATAACAGTTTATCAAAATTTCAGTAATCGtggaaattaatttagtttattttatttgctggCCAGAACCAAATGCTGTGTACAAATTCTGTCAACATATATGTCAATACAAAAAAtcataagtataaaatataataggatTAAGATGATTAAATAAGATAACTATTTagataactgtaaataattttctgattttaataaaaaatcaaccgCTGGGTtagcattattatcattatttacaaaagaattgaTTATATCTGACATATTCATATCATTACTCATGTcatttgagatatttaaaaaagacgCACTCATAgaagtatcaaatttttttgaaaaaatatttctatgactACAAGACTTAGTGGATTTTAGCTCATGGTTTACTGTCTTTAAAGGAGATGGTAAAAATTCACTTAAGGACCATCTAGATGTAATATCGATACTGTCTgaagtatttttatcaattaattttgagATTGAAGaacgtttatttttacatcttaagGGTGAGggtgaatatttttcatcaaaattaaaatgaaaagatacaTCAGCattgctattcttttttttaatgttaggtGTACTATGAGTTACAGGTAAATTACAATTCCACTGTAAATGTGAagatgtttttttacttttaaaatatttatcaatagttTCTAATCCTTTCACTGatctattttttctctttttatttggttgtttaattttattttgtttaaagctCAAATTATGCAATAATGATTTGACATCTTcgacaatattttctttatcctGTTGATTTTTAAAGgatgttttcttttttgctcctaaaaaaaaataaaaaataaacttaagtagaaaaaagtgaattttctGGTTAATCACTAAGATAaatctgaaattataataaaataaaaaatatgttgttaaaaaataatccttcAAAAGTAATCCAGTAATTTTTCTGATGCCAAAAtagcatttgtttttattaaaagggtTGCTCAATGATTAAAGAGACTTACTGCAACAGTTTCAGAGTTCACCcaccaggaaaaaattcaaaacttacgCATCAGATAATAAAAGTGATGTGAACAGTGTTTTGGGATtataaaggcccaatttattgTGATTAGCTAAAAATTAAGTGAACTCTACAATAAGGAGGAAAAAtcctggaaaaaataaattaataaattcttcattACAGGAAGAATTCTTCATTACAGTCTCAAGTGCCTAAACATAATCTGTACATAATCTGGGATTATGTAGTCAGTAAATAATTAACCATTTTTCaatggttaattatttattttataagcataattataattatttaaacattattataatttgacaGTCTCTTCAATTATTGAATgatccttttaatttaattaaaaagttaaaattaaataaaatataaaaaatcgtgctgttgtttataataaacattaacaaataccAATTATCACCTTCAATTTCAGGTAACtgtttatgtgaaaatatttcaaccaaaattcttcaaaaataaaatcctgtaGAATCCTGGATCCAACTATCACTACACGTATATGTCTTAATCTTAACTAATTTTTACACTTGGAAAATCTATAATTCAatgaatttcatataataaataatcgcatatacaaatttaataaacttttcccaaagaaatataaaaaatttataacaaacttttATACTCAATAGGGCTATGCTttcattagatataaaaaattaatattaattaattacttatatatttgtgttaaacttaaaaataaatttaatacacaaaaataccAATAAGAATAGTAATAAGAATTACTaaagttaaataagttaataagattaataagtttacaaataatatacttAGATGGTTAACATCATTACTTGACTTGCACGAACATTTTTCATTGGCGTACAAGTTTTTGACAGCAGTCAGTAAAAGATGTCACATCACACCATTTCTAGCACTACCTAACTGGACAGATTGCAGCAGAAACTTCTAGAATGGCAGCAGAAACCCTCTAATCCCCAAAAACAGTACTGCTACACATTAtacagatttcaacaaaaatgtttCTGTTAGATTCAATATGCAGTCTCTCTGTATCGCAAAAGCAAAGGACAAGCAGGTTTTTTGCATGCCAAGATTATTTCTGGTGAGGAGAGTTGTTGATTCAAtgtatggttaaaaaaatattgatttctggTTTTTTATACCCATTTAAAAATTGTGCAGATACATACAGGAATCCTGCAGGAGATggtaaattaatctaaattgaaatattatatagtGCTTTTAGACTGTTCTATTTCACAAGAAAGTGTTTATTCCAGCCCTTTTCAAACTCACGATTTTTTCCCTCCTGTATGACAATATCCTATCTATTTCAGtaccaatgttaaaaaaaaactgttttaaatattatactattaccTACTCTTACCAAATTTGTCTCTCCCTTAATTACTTCCCATCCTTGAAAATGAAAGGAATCTAATATGACACCACTGCGCTATGTAAGTTGGAAACCTTTGTCAAGCAGTTCGTTGAATCAGACggagaaaatttttaagtttacagCAAGTAACAAATTAATCCACAATGTTTTAGTTACTTTAAATCTTTTGGACTATTAGTACCAACATAAGCACTTTTACATCACACTTATACAGATGCAATGTAGAAGGTTCACTCACTAAGCCATAGAAAGTAATGCTGTGAATATGAATATGTATATTATGTGTTTGTAACAACCAGAATATAATGCCTGtggcaaaaataataaacagtagagaaagaatattttaaaaaaaggtcaaaAAGGAATTCTTTAGAATAGATAAGTATTATACACGAGTAATCacaggataaataaaaatataaatgtgggGTATGAAGCAGGAAGAAAATTGTAGTATTTGCAAAGGGTTGGAAAAAAGCACCACAAATCAAGTTAAAGGTGAAAAGATGTATTTTGCTATTGATGATGTTGTACATAATGAATGTTTACTCAAGAGGAAATTATGTATGGTAACTGGTATCTAAATATTATGAGATGTCTGaagaataattcataaattttgatCAAAACAGTTGTTTTGGTAAACAGTATTCGACCTACACCCTCAgatgttttactgtattttaaattaatatctgctTTGAAAGGATGATGATGATTTCAGATAAATGAGGATACAAGAAGTGCAAAAAGCAAGATGAAAGAAGAATGTTTATTCAAAAATGATAAGACTTAGAGGTTccaagtagaaaaattattataataattataattattataataattataattataataattattataattattataataaaagattctGTAACTATTTGCACAAACCTCATAAAttctacttaaattaataaaatgtttaattaataataccagttatatattcaaaaactcataccattttttgttttcttttttttgcttgctATGAATTCTTCaacaagatttttatatatttcagtaacaAGATCTTGAGGTTCAACTGTGGTAAGTAAAGTATCTGTTTTGTCTAACATTAGATCAGCAGCAGACCACTTACATTCATAACTATTAATACCTcttgcaattctttttttaactatcattTCACATTTCACTACTGAAAGTTTATTTGGATGTAAGAGATGCCATCGAGTCACCAGTGGAAGAAATTTTTCAATCGCATATTCTTCTTCCCAGCCAAGTTGTCTGTCAACAATTTCCTGCAAAAATATAAACTCTCTTATAATTAACAGATTAACAgatctgatttaattttacattaaatgataatttatattatcatttaatataaatgagaatttatttgtTAGATAAATGGTGCTaggcaatataatattttttaaacacaaggGTTTTAGGAGCAGGATACATCGTtaacagtataaatataataaagcacTCCCATTAATTTTCACTGCAGTAAACTGATCAGTACAACTGCTTATTTTAAGTATTGTAAAAtagatcattttattatattttttacttattattacatatttcttttaatatgcaATCCAAATTCCAATCCAAAAATTGCATGCATCACTGTTCATTAGACAGTGCTACTTTCAATCAAAATGTACACTTCCAATTTTCTAGTAAATACCACACctgagaaaataatatataagaatcaaaggtatagattttttttaaggaacttcaattttattattaatatctgtcTTATAAAGCAACTTGTTCTGACTAACATGACTGATTCATTAACGCCCAGCAGAAAGTACTGAagctaaattgatg contains these protein-coding regions:
- the Gen gene encoding XPG-like endonuclease; this translates as MGVKDLWTVLSPISEKKSLWELQNKTIAIDLSAWICDSQHVGDSSQRNMYLRNLFFRTSFLLLLGVKPIFVLEGTAPELKHATIIARRQARTGKDVPMSGSRSNLKNLQKLCKKLLKTMGVPCVQGSGEAEAFCAWLNEVGVVDAVITQDSDCFLYGGLIVYRNFTMSPTYTCELYDISVIEKKLKLGRNKLLALSLLCGCDYDKGVNGVGKESAVTFLSALDDDEVLDRLKSWRDNPFYDAMGRKKNSDLTPEQKLELSIRKKALQIPGFPSEDIIDEYLSKKPVESIPMIGWSQPNLPGFLEIVDRQLGWEEEYAIEKFLPLVTRWHLLHPNKLSVVKCEMIVKKRIARGINSYECKWSAADLMLDKTDTLLTTVEPQDLVTEIYKNLVEEFIASKKKKTKNGAKKKTSFKNQQDKENIVEDVKSLLHNLSFKQNKIKQPNKKRKNRSVKGLETIDKYFKSKKTSSHLQWNCNLPVTHSTPNIKKKNSNADVSFHFNFDEKYSPSPLRCKNKRSSISKLIDKNTSDSIDITSRWSLSEFLPSPLKTVNHELKSTKSCSHRNIFSKKFDTSMSASFLNISNDMSNDMNMSDIINSFVNNDNNANPAVDFLLKSENYLQLSK